The following coding sequences lie in one Silene latifolia isolate original U9 population chromosome 5, ASM4854445v1, whole genome shotgun sequence genomic window:
- the LOC141657767 gene encoding tubulin beta-6 chain-like: MREILHIQGGQCGNQIGSKFWEVVCAEHGIDTTGKYVGTSDLQLERVNVYYNEASCGRFVPRAVLMDLEPGTMDSVRTGPYGQIFRPDNFVFGQSGAGNNWAKGHYTEGAELIDSVLDVVRKEAENCDCLQGFQVCHSLGGGTGSGMGTLLISKIREEYPDRMMLTFSVFPSPKVSDTVVEPYNATLSVHQLVENADECMVLDNEALYDICFRTLKLTTPSFGDLNHLISATMSGVTCCLRFPGQLNSDLRKLAVNLIPFPRLHFFMVGFAPLTSRGSQQYRALTVPELTQQMWDSKNMMCAADPRHGRYLTASAMFRGKMSTKEVDEQMINVQNKNSSYFVEWIPNNVKSSVCDIPPVGLSMASTFIGNSTSIQEMFRRVSEQFTAMFRRKAFLHWYTGEGMDEMEFTEAESNMNDLVSEYQQYQDATADEEEYEDEEEDGLDEYQQ, from the exons ATGAGGGAAATCCTTCACATTCAGGGTGGACAATGTGGTAACCAAATTGGTTCCAAGTTTTGGGAGGTTGTCTGTGCTGAGCATGGCATTGATACTACCGGAAAGTATGTCGGTACTTCAGATCTACAGCTTGAGAGGGTTAATGTCTACTACAATGAGGCTTCTTGCGGTCGATTTGTCCCCCGTGCAGTGCTTATGGATCTTGAGCCTGGTACTATGGACAGTGTGAGGACTGGACCTTATGGACAGATTTTCCGTCCTGATAACTTTGTGTTTGGACAGTCTGGTGCTGGAAACAACTGGGCTAAGGGACATTATACCGAGGGTGCTGAGCTTATTGACTCTGTTCTTGATGTCGTAAGGAAGGAGGCTGAAAACTGTGACTGTCTTCAAG GTTTCCAAGTATGTCACTCACTTGGTGGCGGTACTGGATCGGGAATGGGTACATTGCTCATCTCAAAGATTAGGGAGGAGTACCCTGATCGCATGATGCTTACTTTCTCAGTCTTTCCATCGCCCAAGGTTTCGGACACTGTTGTTGAGCCTTACAACGCTACCCTCTCTGTTCACCAGCTCGTTGAGAATGCAGATGAGTGTATGGTGCTCGACAATGAGGCTCTCTACGACATTTGCTTCAGGACTCTCAAGCTCACAACGCCTAGCT TTGGTGATTTGAACCATTTGATCTCTGCTACCATGAGTGGTGTAACCTGCTGTCTTCGATTCCCTGGTCAACTTAACTCTGACCTCCGTAAACTAGCGGTGAACCTTATCCCATTCCCTCGTCTCCACTTCTTCATGGTCGGGTTTGCCCCTCTGACTTCACGTGGCTCCCAGCAGTACCGAGCTCTAACAGTACCCGAGCTTACCCAACAGATGTGGGACTCAAAGAACATGATGTGCGCCGCTGATCCACGTCACGGGCGGTACCTCACTGCCTCTGCCATGTTCCGTGGTAAGATGAGCACCAAGGAAGTTGACGAGCAAATGATCAATGTCCAAAACAAGAACTCTTCCTACTTTGTTGAATGGATCCCTAACAATGTCAAGTCGAGTGTCTGTGACATTCCCCCAGTCGGTCTCTCCATGGCTTCAACCTTCATCGGAAACTCAACTTCCATTCAGGAGATGTTCAGACGGGTGAGCGAGCAGTTCACAGCTATGTTCAGGAGAAAGGCTTTCTTGCATTGGTACACTGGTGAAGGTATGGACGAGATGGAGTTCACAGAAGCTGAGAGTAACATGAACGACCTCGTCTCAGAATACCAGCAGTATCAGGATGCCACCGCTGATGAAGAAGAGtatgaagatgaggaagaggaCGGATTGGATGAGTACCAGCAGTAA